The genomic segment GTCTCCGGGAGAAGAGGACACGGGCGCCCGCGCAGACGACCACCCCTGGCACTAGCCCCGGTGTCTACACAGCGGCTGCGGCGCGTCTCCGCGCTCCCATCCCCGCTTCTGCGCGCAGCTCCCACGCCCGGGCCCCCTGCCCGCCAGGCGCCAGATCCGCCCCCCGCGCTGGACCGAGAGGGTCCTCGGCGGCGTCTTTAAGGCTGCggtccccgccctccctcctccccgccctcgcGGTGGAGCCGCGGCTCCTCCGACCTCCCCGGGAGCCCGGCGGCCAGGCGTGCGCGGCGCGCGGAGCAGGTGCGGGCGGGCCCCTCGCATGCCGCTGCCCGGCCCGCGGTGGTAGCGGCGCCGCGCGCtccgcccgcccctcctcccggccGCACTCGGCTCCGGCGCGCGGGGACATGTCGGTGGCGACGGGCAGCAGCGAGGCGGCCGGtggggccggcggcggcggcgcgcgggTGTTCTTCCAGAGCCCCCGGGGCGGCAGCCCGGGCTCCGGCAGCGGCGCGGGCTCCTCCCGGGAGGACTCGGCGCCCGTGGCCCCCGCGGCCGCGGCCGGGCAggttcagcagcagcagcaacagcagcagcagcagcagcggcgccACCAGCAGGGAAAAGTGACAGTGAAATACGATCGCAAGGAGCTTCGGAAGCGGCTGGTGCTGGAGGAGTGGATCGTGGAGCAGCTGGGACAGCTGTACGGCTGCGAGGTACCTGGACGCggggcctggagggtgggggcctccctctccccatgtgcCCACCCGGGAATTCGCCGGGGCCGGGCGCGCACCGTCCTGGCTCCCCGGGACCCCGCGCCGGGGCCGGGCGCGCACCGTCCTGGCTCCCCGGGACCCCGCGCCGGGGCCGGGCGCGGCGCGTTCTCGATCCAGGGTGCCCTCTGGCCCCGGGGAGCCGCGAGTGGGACACCTCTGACTGGGTTCAGCGGCCGGGTGCCCCGGAGAGCTGCAGGCCCCCTTGCTGGCTGTGGGGGACGGTGTGGGGTTAGGTCTTGTTCAGCACATTGCAtttctgggtccccaggggctcaccCCAGCTGCGCTTAACCCCCCTGGAGAACAGCACTCGCTCCTGGGATCCTGGTAGTCCCGATTTTTGTGGAGAGGGAACCGAAAGGAGAGGTTCTGGGGATCTCAGAGGGGGCCTCTGCTCCTGAAATTCTACATCCATCCAAATCCGGAGAGGAACGATTTCCCTCTCCcaacgcccccccgccccccgcccaaagCGTGTCCCCATAATTAATCCTTTAATTGCCCAAAGCTGCACACGTTGAGCTTTGTGGAAGCGGCTTTCTTGCTTCCTGGCCAAGCTCAGCTGCTCCTGTGGATGGTGCAGAATGAAAGCCTCGGGCGACCTCGCAGGGCGCCTGGGTGCCAGGAAGGTAGCTCCGTGGCGGTCAGGACGCTGTGACCTCCCGCCGCTCAGGGGCGCAGGCCGTGCGCCACTCCGCCTGACTTGTTTACATGTGATGCTGGGAGGCATGTGTAGAATAAGCGGTGACAAAGGTAGGCTAGAAAAAGGGCCAAAGCCAGTCTGATCTCTCCTCAGAGCCTTTAATAACAGTGATTTAAAACGAAGCACTCTACTTCTCTTGCGGGAGTGGGATTTGGAAAGGGTGGAGGAGTGAGGAGGATTAGTAATTTAGGACATGGCGTCTAAGTTGAAGCTAGGTCTGTGTCCATTCAGCTGTTAACGCTCTTCAGTGACAATGGAAGCCGGATGGACTCACTGGCTTCCCCATTGGTTTGGGGAAAACGGGATTTTCACACCTTTTGTGGCCAATTGTGAATACACATCTTCCTTAACATTCTCATCACACAAGGAAACGGCATTCTCAATTATGGACTACCGCTGAAGGGTTATGATATAATGAAGCTTGACTATATGACTCATGGGCTTGTAAAATATATTGGTTTTCCAGCCCAGCTCTTATAAAAAGCCATTTTAACGTCACGCATAAAAACTGGCCAACGTCGGAAGTGTTCatgttttttcttaaataggAAGTTGGCAAAACTCTCCAAAGGAACGATATATTTGATTTGGATGGGATTACTGTACACTCTGTCTTGCTTCTGTAGAATCCAATTGATTTTCATTTattggtttcatttatttcatagaggCCTTTATACTCCATTTTGAAATTGAAAGATTTGGGTTcatagaaaaactgttgttgaaaTTAACAATGCTTTGGCAACGCTCCTTTTATGGGAGACTGAATAGATGGAGCTTGCACAACTCAAGAGCATTCCAGACTCTCAGTAGGTTGGcaattcatatgttttaaaaactcttcacAATTGGGGAAAAAACGGAGGATTTTCACTGTATTGAACATGTAGGTATATTTTTTTACAGGTTAAATATGACCTTGaatcttttatttgtatttcttctctcACTTTAGAACTCCAACGTATAGCAAACAGCTTTGATTTGGAAGATAGGTTTTGTGGTGAAATGATACAGGGTGCTTTGTGTTGCCCCCCTGTCATTAAAATGTGGCAAGCACTTCCAGTTGTTTGTTCTGTCATTTTGGAGGGAAGGAAGATAAATCAGAGAAGGTTGTTGGCCATTTGTAATTACTGTGTTGATGGCACGCCTCATTTAATAATCGAAAGCACGTGGACGAATAATTAGCCATTGTCTTCTTCCATCTAGTTCTCCTCTGGTA from the Eptesicus fuscus isolate TK198812 chromosome 10, DD_ASM_mEF_20220401, whole genome shotgun sequence genome contains:
- the PPP1R14C gene encoding protein phosphatase 1 regulatory subunit 14C; amino-acid sequence: MSVATGSSEAAGGAGGGGARVFFQSPRGGSPGSGSGAGSSREDSAPVAPAAAAGQVQQQQQQQQQQQRRHQQGKVTVKYDRKELRKRLVLEEWIVEQLGQLYGCEEEEMPDVEIDIDDLLDADSEEERALKLREALVDCYKPTEEFIKELLSRIRGMRKLSPPQKKAV